In one Balaenoptera musculus isolate JJ_BM4_2016_0621 chromosome 20, mBalMus1.pri.v3, whole genome shotgun sequence genomic region, the following are encoded:
- the WNK4 gene encoding serine/threonine-protein kinase WNK4 isoform X1: MLAPPAPETEVPMSQAEADLALRPPPPLAAAGPPRLGPPRRARRFSGKAEPRPRSSRLSRRSSVDLGLLSSWSQPTSPVPEPPAPPDSAGSGPAMSPPPSSEEPTEGTWTAGAPVKAADSERPELAGSAGGSGSREPPRITEAAARERRREQEEKEDTETQAVATSPDGRYLKFDIEIGRGSFKTVYRGLDTDTTVEVAWCELQTRKLSRAERQRFSEEVEMLKGLQHPNIVRFYDSWKSVLRGQVCIVLVTELMTSGTLKTYLRRFREMKPRVLQRWSRQILRGLHFLHSRVPPILHRDLKCDNVFITGPTGSVKIGDLGLATLKRASFAKSVIGTPEFMAPEMYEEKYDEAVDVYAFGMCMLEMATSEYPYSECQNAAQIYRKVTSGTKPNSFYKVKMPEVKEIIEGCIRTDKNERFTIQDLLAHAFFREERGVHVELAEEDDGEKPDLKLWLRMEDARRGGRRRDNQAIEFLFQLGRDAAEEVAQEMVALGLVCEADYQPVARAVRERVAAIQRKREKLRKAKELEAFPPAPGPLPAAVPMTPAPSSIFPPEPEEPEADQHQPFLFRHASYSSTTSDGETDGYLSSSGFLDASDPALQPPRGVPSSPAESHLCLPSAFALSIPRSGPGNDFSPGDSYASDAASGLSDMGEGMEQMRRPPGKNLRRRPRSRLRVTSVSDQNDRVVECQLQTHNSKMVTFRFDLDGDSPEEIAAAMVYNEFILPSERAGFLNRIREIIQRVETLLKRDTGHVEAAEDPLGPQEEPAPLPALPGYPPDPSSAEFQSSTLEQRSWAAFSASPSSPGTPSSPGNPFSPGSPAFPSAIFPITSPPCHPSSSSFSPISPQVPSNLSPHPPSSPLPFSPSASQFPVPSAQFPLNSPLPSCSQVTLAPASFPPCPSASPLPSTTAAPLLSLASAFSLAVMTVAQSLLSPSPGLLSQSPPAPPGPLPSLPPPAPLAPCGQERPSPLTAEMESEASPNLGWPLLGEARLAPISEEGKPQLVGRFQVTSSKEPAEPLPLQPTSPTLSGSLKAPTPQLTSESSDTEDSAGGGPEAREALAESDRAAEGLGAGAEEEGDDGKEPRVGGSPPPLSHPSPVWMNYSYSSLCLSSEESESSGEDEEFWAELRSLRQKHLSEVEALQTLQKQEIEDLYSRLGKQPPPGIVAPAAMLSSRQRRLSKGSFPTSRRNSLQRSELLGPVNSEQKPCVSSTPGPAVELVLSESADQHNSARKTSTLRE, encoded by the exons ATGCTGGCACCCCCGGCCCCAGAGACCGAGGTCCCTATGTCCCAGGCGGAGGCCGACCTGGCCCTGCGGCCCCCGCCGCCTCTCGCCGCGGCGGGGCCGCCCCGCCTCGGGCCCCCTCGCCGGGCGCGCCGCTTCTCCGGGAAGGCTGAGCCCCGTCCGCGCTCCTCCCGTCTCAGCCGCCGCAGCTCAGTCGACTTGGGGCTGCTGAGCTCTTGGTCCCAGCCAACCTCACCCGTTCCGGAGCCCCCTGCTCCTCCGGACTCCGCTGGTTCCGGCCCCGCAATGAGTCCACCGCCTAGCTCTGAAGAGCCCACTGAGGGCACGTGGACCGCGGGCGCCCCGGTGAAGGCCGCAGACTCCGAGCGTCCGGAACTCGCGGGCTCCGCAGGAGGGTCGGGGTCCCGGGAACCGCCGAGGATCACCGAGGCGGCGGCCCGGGAGCGGCGGCGGgagcaggaggaaaaggaggacacGGAGACTCAGGCTGTGGCAACGTCCCCGGACGGCCGATACCTCAAGTTTGACATCGAGATTGGACGTGGCTCGTTCAAGACGGTGTATCGAGGGCTGGACACCGACACCACGGTGGAGGTGGCCTGGTGTGAGCTGCAG ACTCGGAAACTGTCTCGAGCGGAGCGGCAGCGATTCTCGGAGGAGGTGGAGATGCTCAAGGGGCTGCAGCACCCCAACATCGTCCGCTTCTACGACTCGTGGAAGTCGGTGCTGAGGGGCCAGGTTTGCATCGTGCTGGTCACCGAACTCATGACCTCGGGCACGCTCAAGAC ATACCTGAGGCGGTTCCGCGAGATGAAGCCGCGAGTCCTTCAGCGCTGGAGCCGCCAAATCCTTCGGGGGCTTCATTTCCTACACTCCCGGGTACCCCCCATCCTGCACCGGGATCTCAAGTGTGACAACGTCTTTATCACGGGCCCTACAGGCTCCGTTAAGATTGGGGACCTGGGCCTGGCCACGCTCAAACGCGCCTCCTTCGCCAAGAGCGTCATCG GGACCCCGGAGTTCATGGCCCCGGAGATGTACGAGGAAAAATACGATGAGGCCGTGGACGTGTACGCGTTTGGCATGTGCATGCTGGAGATGGCTACCTCGGAGTACCCTTACTCTGAGTGCCAGAATGCCGCGCAAATCTACCGCAAGGTCACTTCg GGCACAAAGCCGAACAGCTTCTACAAGGTGAAGATGCCCGAGGTGAAGGAGATTATTGAAGGCTGCATCCGCACGGATAAGAACGAGAG GTTCACCATCCAGGACCTTCTGGCTCACGCCTTCTTCCGCGAGGAGCGCGGCGTCCACGTGGAGCTGGCGGAGGAGGACGACGGTGAGAAGCCGGACCTCAAGCTCTGGCTGCGCATGGAGGACGCGCGGAGAGGGGGGCGCCGCCGGGACAACCAGGCCATTGAGTTCTTGTTCCAGCTGGGCCGGGACGCAGCCGAGGAGGTGGCGCAGGAGATG GTGGCCCTGGGTTTAGTGTGCGAAGCTGATTACCAGCCAGTGGCCCGTGCAGTGCGTGAACGGGTTGCTGCCATCCAGCGAAAGCGTGAGAAGCTGCGCAAAGCGAAGGAGTTGGAGGCCTTCCCCCCAGCGCCAGGGCCCCTACCAGCAGCTGTCCCCATGACTCCTGCTCCCTCCAGTATCTTCCCCCCTGAACCCGAGGAGCCAGAGGCAGACCAGCACCAGCCCTTCCTCTTCCGCCATGCCAGCTACTCATCTACCACCT cgGATGGCGAGACTGACGGCTACCTCAGCTCCTCCGGCTTCCTGGATGCCTCAGACCCTGCCCTTCAGCCCCCTAGGGGTGTGCCATCCAGCCCCGCTGAGTCCCATCTCTGCCTGCCCTCG GCTTTTGCCCTATCCATTCCACGTTCTGGCCCTGGCAATGACTTTTCCCCTGGAGACAG ctATGCCTCAGATGCAGCATCAGGCCTTAGTGACATGGGAGAAGGGATGGAACAGATGAGGAGACCCCCAGGGAAAAACCTCCGGCGCAGACCCCGATCCCGGCTTCGGGTCACAAGT GTCTCAGACCAGAATGACAGAGTGGTTGAGTGCCAGCTACAGACGCACAACAGCAAGATGGTGACCTTCCGATTTGATCTGGATGGGGACAGCCCGGAAGAGATTGCAGCTGCCAtg GTGTATAACGAGTTCATTCTGCCCTCGGAGCGAGCTGGATTCCTGAACCGGATTCGGGAGATTATCCAGCGAGTGGAGACCCTGTTGAAGAGAGATACTGGCCATGTGGAGGCTGCTGAAGACCCCCTGGGCCCCCAG GAGGAGCCAGCACCATTGCCTGCCCTCCCAGGGTACCCCCCAGACCCATCCAGTG CAGAGTTCCAGAGCAGCACCCTAGAGCAGAGGAGCTGGGCAGCCTTCTCCGCCTCCCCATCCTCTCCTGGAACCCCCTCGTCTCCTGGAAACCCCTTTTCTCCTGGGTCCCCTGCTTTCCCAAGTGCCATCTTCCCCATCACTTCTCCCCCATGTCATCCCAGCTCCTCCTCATTCTCTCCAATTTCTCCCCAGGTCCCCTCAAATCTCTCTCCACACCCCCCCAGCTCCCCACTTCCATTCTCCCCCAGTGCATCCCAGTTTCCAGTCCCATCTGCTCAGTTTCCACTGAATTCTCCCCTCCCCAGTTGTTCCCAGGTTACTCTTGCTCCTGCCTCCTTTCCCCCCTGTCCctctgcttctcccctcccctccaccacagCAGCCCCTCTGCTCTCTCTGGCTAGTGCATTCTCACTGGCTGTGATGACTGTGGCTCAGTCCCTGCTGTCCCCCTCCCCTGGGCTCCTGTCCCagtctcctccagctcctcctggtCCCCTACCCAGCCTGCCCCCTCCAGCTCCCCTTGCTCCTTGTGGCCAGGAGAGGCCTTCACCTCTGACAGCTGAGATGGAGAGTGAG GCCTCTCCAAATCTTGGTTGGCCACTCCTGGGTGAAGCCAGACTGGCTCCCATCTCTGAAG AGGGAAAGCCCCAGCTTGTTGGGCGCTTCCAAGTGACTTCATCCAAGGAACCAGCTGAGCCTCTTCCCCTGCAACCGACATCCCCCACTCTCTCTGGCTCCCTGAAGGCTCCAACCCCTCAGCTGACCTCGGAGAGCTCAGACACGGAGGATAGTGCTGGAGGCGGgccagaggccagggaggctcTGGCTGAAAGTGACCGTGCAGCCgagggcctgggggctggagCCGAAGAGGAAGGGGACGATGGGAAGGAACCCAGAGTCGGGGGCAGCCCTCCCCCCCTGAGCCATCCCAGCCCAGTGTGGATGAACTACTCCTACAGCAGCCTGTGTCTGAGCAGTGAGGAATCAGAGAGCAGTGGGGAGGATGAGGAATTCTGGGCTGAGCTGCGGAGTCTTCGGCAGAA GCACTTGTCAGAGGTGGAGGCACTACAGACACTACAGAAACAGGAAATTGAGGACTTGTACAGCAGGCTCGGGAAGCAGCCCCCACCGGGTATCGTGGCCCCTGCTGCTATGCTGTCTAGCCGCCAGCGCCGCCTCTCCAAGGGCAGCTTCCCCACCTCCCGGCGCAATAGCCTGCAGCGCTCTGAGCTCCTGGGCCCTG tGAATTCCGAACAGAAGCCATGTGTCTCATCCACACCAGGGCCCGCCGTGGAGCTTGTGCTCTCAGAATCTGCTGACCAACACAACTCTGCAAGGAAGACCTCAACACTGAGGGAGTAG
- the WNK4 gene encoding serine/threonine-protein kinase WNK4 isoform X2, which produces MLAPPAPETEVPMSQAEADLALRPPPPLAAAGPPRLGPPRRARRFSGKAEPRPRSSRLSRRSSVDLGLLSSWSQPTSPVPEPPAPPDSAGSGPAMSPPPSSEEPTEGTWTAGAPVKAADSERPELAGSAGGSGSREPPRITEAAARERRREQEEKEDTETQAVATSPDGRYLKFDIEIGRGSFKTVYRGLDTDTTVEVAWCELQTRKLSRAERQRFSEEVEMLKGLQHPNIVRFYDSWKSVLRGQVCIVLVTELMTSGTLKTYLRRFREMKPRVLQRWSRQILRGLHFLHSRVPPILHRDLKCDNVFITGPTGSVKIGDLGLATLKRASFAKSVIGTPEFMAPEMYEEKYDEAVDVYAFGMCMLEMATSEYPYSECQNAAQIYRKVTSGTKPNSFYKVKMPEVKEIIEGCIRTDKNERFTIQDLLAHAFFREERGVHVELAEEDDGEKPDLKLWLRMEDARRGGRRRDNQAIEFLFQLGRDAAEEVAQEMVALGLVCEADYQPVARAVRERVAAIQRKREKLRKAKELEAFPPAPGPLPAAVPMTPAPSSIFPPEPEEPEADQHQPFLFRHASYSSTTSDGETDGYLSSSGFLDASDPALQPPRGVPSSPAESHLCLPSAFALSIPRSGPGNDFSPGDSYASDAASGLSDMGEGMEQMRRPPGKNLRRRPRSRLRVTSVSDQNDRVVECQLQTHNSKMVTFRFDLDGDSPEEIAAAMVYNEFILPSERAGFLNRIREIIQRVETLLKRDTGHVEAAEDPLGPQEEPAPLPALPGYPPDPSSEFQSSTLEQRSWAAFSASPSSPGTPSSPGNPFSPGSPAFPSAIFPITSPPCHPSSSSFSPISPQVPSNLSPHPPSSPLPFSPSASQFPVPSAQFPLNSPLPSCSQVTLAPASFPPCPSASPLPSTTAAPLLSLASAFSLAVMTVAQSLLSPSPGLLSQSPPAPPGPLPSLPPPAPLAPCGQERPSPLTAEMESEASPNLGWPLLGEARLAPISEEGKPQLVGRFQVTSSKEPAEPLPLQPTSPTLSGSLKAPTPQLTSESSDTEDSAGGGPEAREALAESDRAAEGLGAGAEEEGDDGKEPRVGGSPPPLSHPSPVWMNYSYSSLCLSSEESESSGEDEEFWAELRSLRQKHLSEVEALQTLQKQEIEDLYSRLGKQPPPGIVAPAAMLSSRQRRLSKGSFPTSRRNSLQRSELLGPVNSEQKPCVSSTPGPAVELVLSESADQHNSARKTSTLRE; this is translated from the exons ATGCTGGCACCCCCGGCCCCAGAGACCGAGGTCCCTATGTCCCAGGCGGAGGCCGACCTGGCCCTGCGGCCCCCGCCGCCTCTCGCCGCGGCGGGGCCGCCCCGCCTCGGGCCCCCTCGCCGGGCGCGCCGCTTCTCCGGGAAGGCTGAGCCCCGTCCGCGCTCCTCCCGTCTCAGCCGCCGCAGCTCAGTCGACTTGGGGCTGCTGAGCTCTTGGTCCCAGCCAACCTCACCCGTTCCGGAGCCCCCTGCTCCTCCGGACTCCGCTGGTTCCGGCCCCGCAATGAGTCCACCGCCTAGCTCTGAAGAGCCCACTGAGGGCACGTGGACCGCGGGCGCCCCGGTGAAGGCCGCAGACTCCGAGCGTCCGGAACTCGCGGGCTCCGCAGGAGGGTCGGGGTCCCGGGAACCGCCGAGGATCACCGAGGCGGCGGCCCGGGAGCGGCGGCGGgagcaggaggaaaaggaggacacGGAGACTCAGGCTGTGGCAACGTCCCCGGACGGCCGATACCTCAAGTTTGACATCGAGATTGGACGTGGCTCGTTCAAGACGGTGTATCGAGGGCTGGACACCGACACCACGGTGGAGGTGGCCTGGTGTGAGCTGCAG ACTCGGAAACTGTCTCGAGCGGAGCGGCAGCGATTCTCGGAGGAGGTGGAGATGCTCAAGGGGCTGCAGCACCCCAACATCGTCCGCTTCTACGACTCGTGGAAGTCGGTGCTGAGGGGCCAGGTTTGCATCGTGCTGGTCACCGAACTCATGACCTCGGGCACGCTCAAGAC ATACCTGAGGCGGTTCCGCGAGATGAAGCCGCGAGTCCTTCAGCGCTGGAGCCGCCAAATCCTTCGGGGGCTTCATTTCCTACACTCCCGGGTACCCCCCATCCTGCACCGGGATCTCAAGTGTGACAACGTCTTTATCACGGGCCCTACAGGCTCCGTTAAGATTGGGGACCTGGGCCTGGCCACGCTCAAACGCGCCTCCTTCGCCAAGAGCGTCATCG GGACCCCGGAGTTCATGGCCCCGGAGATGTACGAGGAAAAATACGATGAGGCCGTGGACGTGTACGCGTTTGGCATGTGCATGCTGGAGATGGCTACCTCGGAGTACCCTTACTCTGAGTGCCAGAATGCCGCGCAAATCTACCGCAAGGTCACTTCg GGCACAAAGCCGAACAGCTTCTACAAGGTGAAGATGCCCGAGGTGAAGGAGATTATTGAAGGCTGCATCCGCACGGATAAGAACGAGAG GTTCACCATCCAGGACCTTCTGGCTCACGCCTTCTTCCGCGAGGAGCGCGGCGTCCACGTGGAGCTGGCGGAGGAGGACGACGGTGAGAAGCCGGACCTCAAGCTCTGGCTGCGCATGGAGGACGCGCGGAGAGGGGGGCGCCGCCGGGACAACCAGGCCATTGAGTTCTTGTTCCAGCTGGGCCGGGACGCAGCCGAGGAGGTGGCGCAGGAGATG GTGGCCCTGGGTTTAGTGTGCGAAGCTGATTACCAGCCAGTGGCCCGTGCAGTGCGTGAACGGGTTGCTGCCATCCAGCGAAAGCGTGAGAAGCTGCGCAAAGCGAAGGAGTTGGAGGCCTTCCCCCCAGCGCCAGGGCCCCTACCAGCAGCTGTCCCCATGACTCCTGCTCCCTCCAGTATCTTCCCCCCTGAACCCGAGGAGCCAGAGGCAGACCAGCACCAGCCCTTCCTCTTCCGCCATGCCAGCTACTCATCTACCACCT cgGATGGCGAGACTGACGGCTACCTCAGCTCCTCCGGCTTCCTGGATGCCTCAGACCCTGCCCTTCAGCCCCCTAGGGGTGTGCCATCCAGCCCCGCTGAGTCCCATCTCTGCCTGCCCTCG GCTTTTGCCCTATCCATTCCACGTTCTGGCCCTGGCAATGACTTTTCCCCTGGAGACAG ctATGCCTCAGATGCAGCATCAGGCCTTAGTGACATGGGAGAAGGGATGGAACAGATGAGGAGACCCCCAGGGAAAAACCTCCGGCGCAGACCCCGATCCCGGCTTCGGGTCACAAGT GTCTCAGACCAGAATGACAGAGTGGTTGAGTGCCAGCTACAGACGCACAACAGCAAGATGGTGACCTTCCGATTTGATCTGGATGGGGACAGCCCGGAAGAGATTGCAGCTGCCAtg GTGTATAACGAGTTCATTCTGCCCTCGGAGCGAGCTGGATTCCTGAACCGGATTCGGGAGATTATCCAGCGAGTGGAGACCCTGTTGAAGAGAGATACTGGCCATGTGGAGGCTGCTGAAGACCCCCTGGGCCCCCAG GAGGAGCCAGCACCATTGCCTGCCCTCCCAGGGTACCCCCCAGACCCATCCAGTG AGTTCCAGAGCAGCACCCTAGAGCAGAGGAGCTGGGCAGCCTTCTCCGCCTCCCCATCCTCTCCTGGAACCCCCTCGTCTCCTGGAAACCCCTTTTCTCCTGGGTCCCCTGCTTTCCCAAGTGCCATCTTCCCCATCACTTCTCCCCCATGTCATCCCAGCTCCTCCTCATTCTCTCCAATTTCTCCCCAGGTCCCCTCAAATCTCTCTCCACACCCCCCCAGCTCCCCACTTCCATTCTCCCCCAGTGCATCCCAGTTTCCAGTCCCATCTGCTCAGTTTCCACTGAATTCTCCCCTCCCCAGTTGTTCCCAGGTTACTCTTGCTCCTGCCTCCTTTCCCCCCTGTCCctctgcttctcccctcccctccaccacagCAGCCCCTCTGCTCTCTCTGGCTAGTGCATTCTCACTGGCTGTGATGACTGTGGCTCAGTCCCTGCTGTCCCCCTCCCCTGGGCTCCTGTCCCagtctcctccagctcctcctggtCCCCTACCCAGCCTGCCCCCTCCAGCTCCCCTTGCTCCTTGTGGCCAGGAGAGGCCTTCACCTCTGACAGCTGAGATGGAGAGTGAG GCCTCTCCAAATCTTGGTTGGCCACTCCTGGGTGAAGCCAGACTGGCTCCCATCTCTGAAG AGGGAAAGCCCCAGCTTGTTGGGCGCTTCCAAGTGACTTCATCCAAGGAACCAGCTGAGCCTCTTCCCCTGCAACCGACATCCCCCACTCTCTCTGGCTCCCTGAAGGCTCCAACCCCTCAGCTGACCTCGGAGAGCTCAGACACGGAGGATAGTGCTGGAGGCGGgccagaggccagggaggctcTGGCTGAAAGTGACCGTGCAGCCgagggcctgggggctggagCCGAAGAGGAAGGGGACGATGGGAAGGAACCCAGAGTCGGGGGCAGCCCTCCCCCCCTGAGCCATCCCAGCCCAGTGTGGATGAACTACTCCTACAGCAGCCTGTGTCTGAGCAGTGAGGAATCAGAGAGCAGTGGGGAGGATGAGGAATTCTGGGCTGAGCTGCGGAGTCTTCGGCAGAA GCACTTGTCAGAGGTGGAGGCACTACAGACACTACAGAAACAGGAAATTGAGGACTTGTACAGCAGGCTCGGGAAGCAGCCCCCACCGGGTATCGTGGCCCCTGCTGCTATGCTGTCTAGCCGCCAGCGCCGCCTCTCCAAGGGCAGCTTCCCCACCTCCCGGCGCAATAGCCTGCAGCGCTCTGAGCTCCTGGGCCCTG tGAATTCCGAACAGAAGCCATGTGTCTCATCCACACCAGGGCCCGCCGTGGAGCTTGTGCTCTCAGAATCTGCTGACCAACACAACTCTGCAAGGAAGACCTCAACACTGAGGGAGTAG
- the WNK4 gene encoding serine/threonine-protein kinase WNK4 isoform X3 codes for MLAPPAPETEVPMSQAEADLALRPPPPLAAAGPPRLGPPRRARRFSGKAEPRPRSSRLSRRSSVDLGLLSSWSQPTSPVPEPPAPPDSAGSGPAMSPPPSSEEPTEGTWTAGAPVKAADSERPELAGSAGGSGSREPPRITEAAARERRREQEEKEDTETQAVATSPDGRYLKFDIEIGRGSFKTVYRGLDTDTTVEVAWCELQTRKLSRAERQRFSEEVEMLKGLQHPNIVRFYDSWKSVLRGQVCIVLVTELMTSGTLKTYLRRFREMKPRVLQRWSRQILRGLHFLHSRVPPILHRDLKCDNVFITGPTGSVKIGDLGLATLKRASFAKSVIGTPEFMAPEMYEEKYDEAVDVYAFGMCMLEMATSEYPYSECQNAAQIYRKVTSGTKPNSFYKVKMPEVKEIIEGCIRTDKNERFTIQDLLAHAFFREERGVHVELAEEDDGEKPDLKLWLRMEDARRGGRRRDNQAIEFLFQLGRDAAEEVAQEMVALGLVCEADYQPVARAVRERVAAIQRKREKLRKAKELEAFPPAPGPLPAAVPMTPAPSSIFPPEPEEPEADQHQPFLFRHASYSSTTSDGETDGYLSSSGFLDASDPALQPPRGVPSSPAESHLCLPSAFALSIPRSGPGNDFSPGDSYASDAASGLSDMGEGMEQMRRPPGKNLRRRPRSRLRVTSVSDQNDRVVECQLQTHNSKMVTFRFDLDGDSPEEIAAAMVYNEFILPSERAGFLNRIREIIQRVETLLKRDTGHVEAAEDPLGPQEEPAPLPALPGYPPDPSSAEFQSSTLEQRSWAAFSASPSSPGTPSSPGNPFSPGSPAFPSAIFPITSPPCHPSSSSFSPISPQVPSNLSPHPPSSPLPFSPSASQFPVPSAQFPLNSPLPSCSQVTLAPASFPPCPSASPLPSTTAAPLLSLASAFSLAVMTVAQSLLSPSPGLLSQSPPAPPGPLPSLPPPAPLAPCGQERPSPLTAEMESEASPNLGWPLLGEARLAPISEEGKPQLVGRFQVTSSKEPAEPLPLQPTSPTLSGSLKAPTPQLTSESSDTEDSAGGGPEAREALAESDRAAEGLGAGAEEEGDDGKEPRVGGSPPPLSHPSPVWMNYSYSSLCLSSEESESSGEDEEFWAELRSLRQKHLSEVEALQTLQKQEIEDLYSRLGKQPPPGIVAPAAMLSSRQRRLSKGSFPTSRRNSLQRSELLGPGIMRRNSLSGSSTGSQEQRASKGVTFARDVGRM; via the exons ATGCTGGCACCCCCGGCCCCAGAGACCGAGGTCCCTATGTCCCAGGCGGAGGCCGACCTGGCCCTGCGGCCCCCGCCGCCTCTCGCCGCGGCGGGGCCGCCCCGCCTCGGGCCCCCTCGCCGGGCGCGCCGCTTCTCCGGGAAGGCTGAGCCCCGTCCGCGCTCCTCCCGTCTCAGCCGCCGCAGCTCAGTCGACTTGGGGCTGCTGAGCTCTTGGTCCCAGCCAACCTCACCCGTTCCGGAGCCCCCTGCTCCTCCGGACTCCGCTGGTTCCGGCCCCGCAATGAGTCCACCGCCTAGCTCTGAAGAGCCCACTGAGGGCACGTGGACCGCGGGCGCCCCGGTGAAGGCCGCAGACTCCGAGCGTCCGGAACTCGCGGGCTCCGCAGGAGGGTCGGGGTCCCGGGAACCGCCGAGGATCACCGAGGCGGCGGCCCGGGAGCGGCGGCGGgagcaggaggaaaaggaggacacGGAGACTCAGGCTGTGGCAACGTCCCCGGACGGCCGATACCTCAAGTTTGACATCGAGATTGGACGTGGCTCGTTCAAGACGGTGTATCGAGGGCTGGACACCGACACCACGGTGGAGGTGGCCTGGTGTGAGCTGCAG ACTCGGAAACTGTCTCGAGCGGAGCGGCAGCGATTCTCGGAGGAGGTGGAGATGCTCAAGGGGCTGCAGCACCCCAACATCGTCCGCTTCTACGACTCGTGGAAGTCGGTGCTGAGGGGCCAGGTTTGCATCGTGCTGGTCACCGAACTCATGACCTCGGGCACGCTCAAGAC ATACCTGAGGCGGTTCCGCGAGATGAAGCCGCGAGTCCTTCAGCGCTGGAGCCGCCAAATCCTTCGGGGGCTTCATTTCCTACACTCCCGGGTACCCCCCATCCTGCACCGGGATCTCAAGTGTGACAACGTCTTTATCACGGGCCCTACAGGCTCCGTTAAGATTGGGGACCTGGGCCTGGCCACGCTCAAACGCGCCTCCTTCGCCAAGAGCGTCATCG GGACCCCGGAGTTCATGGCCCCGGAGATGTACGAGGAAAAATACGATGAGGCCGTGGACGTGTACGCGTTTGGCATGTGCATGCTGGAGATGGCTACCTCGGAGTACCCTTACTCTGAGTGCCAGAATGCCGCGCAAATCTACCGCAAGGTCACTTCg GGCACAAAGCCGAACAGCTTCTACAAGGTGAAGATGCCCGAGGTGAAGGAGATTATTGAAGGCTGCATCCGCACGGATAAGAACGAGAG GTTCACCATCCAGGACCTTCTGGCTCACGCCTTCTTCCGCGAGGAGCGCGGCGTCCACGTGGAGCTGGCGGAGGAGGACGACGGTGAGAAGCCGGACCTCAAGCTCTGGCTGCGCATGGAGGACGCGCGGAGAGGGGGGCGCCGCCGGGACAACCAGGCCATTGAGTTCTTGTTCCAGCTGGGCCGGGACGCAGCCGAGGAGGTGGCGCAGGAGATG GTGGCCCTGGGTTTAGTGTGCGAAGCTGATTACCAGCCAGTGGCCCGTGCAGTGCGTGAACGGGTTGCTGCCATCCAGCGAAAGCGTGAGAAGCTGCGCAAAGCGAAGGAGTTGGAGGCCTTCCCCCCAGCGCCAGGGCCCCTACCAGCAGCTGTCCCCATGACTCCTGCTCCCTCCAGTATCTTCCCCCCTGAACCCGAGGAGCCAGAGGCAGACCAGCACCAGCCCTTCCTCTTCCGCCATGCCAGCTACTCATCTACCACCT cgGATGGCGAGACTGACGGCTACCTCAGCTCCTCCGGCTTCCTGGATGCCTCAGACCCTGCCCTTCAGCCCCCTAGGGGTGTGCCATCCAGCCCCGCTGAGTCCCATCTCTGCCTGCCCTCG GCTTTTGCCCTATCCATTCCACGTTCTGGCCCTGGCAATGACTTTTCCCCTGGAGACAG ctATGCCTCAGATGCAGCATCAGGCCTTAGTGACATGGGAGAAGGGATGGAACAGATGAGGAGACCCCCAGGGAAAAACCTCCGGCGCAGACCCCGATCCCGGCTTCGGGTCACAAGT GTCTCAGACCAGAATGACAGAGTGGTTGAGTGCCAGCTACAGACGCACAACAGCAAGATGGTGACCTTCCGATTTGATCTGGATGGGGACAGCCCGGAAGAGATTGCAGCTGCCAtg GTGTATAACGAGTTCATTCTGCCCTCGGAGCGAGCTGGATTCCTGAACCGGATTCGGGAGATTATCCAGCGAGTGGAGACCCTGTTGAAGAGAGATACTGGCCATGTGGAGGCTGCTGAAGACCCCCTGGGCCCCCAG GAGGAGCCAGCACCATTGCCTGCCCTCCCAGGGTACCCCCCAGACCCATCCAGTG CAGAGTTCCAGAGCAGCACCCTAGAGCAGAGGAGCTGGGCAGCCTTCTCCGCCTCCCCATCCTCTCCTGGAACCCCCTCGTCTCCTGGAAACCCCTTTTCTCCTGGGTCCCCTGCTTTCCCAAGTGCCATCTTCCCCATCACTTCTCCCCCATGTCATCCCAGCTCCTCCTCATTCTCTCCAATTTCTCCCCAGGTCCCCTCAAATCTCTCTCCACACCCCCCCAGCTCCCCACTTCCATTCTCCCCCAGTGCATCCCAGTTTCCAGTCCCATCTGCTCAGTTTCCACTGAATTCTCCCCTCCCCAGTTGTTCCCAGGTTACTCTTGCTCCTGCCTCCTTTCCCCCCTGTCCctctgcttctcccctcccctccaccacagCAGCCCCTCTGCTCTCTCTGGCTAGTGCATTCTCACTGGCTGTGATGACTGTGGCTCAGTCCCTGCTGTCCCCCTCCCCTGGGCTCCTGTCCCagtctcctccagctcctcctggtCCCCTACCCAGCCTGCCCCCTCCAGCTCCCCTTGCTCCTTGTGGCCAGGAGAGGCCTTCACCTCTGACAGCTGAGATGGAGAGTGAG GCCTCTCCAAATCTTGGTTGGCCACTCCTGGGTGAAGCCAGACTGGCTCCCATCTCTGAAG AGGGAAAGCCCCAGCTTGTTGGGCGCTTCCAAGTGACTTCATCCAAGGAACCAGCTGAGCCTCTTCCCCTGCAACCGACATCCCCCACTCTCTCTGGCTCCCTGAAGGCTCCAACCCCTCAGCTGACCTCGGAGAGCTCAGACACGGAGGATAGTGCTGGAGGCGGgccagaggccagggaggctcTGGCTGAAAGTGACCGTGCAGCCgagggcctgggggctggagCCGAAGAGGAAGGGGACGATGGGAAGGAACCCAGAGTCGGGGGCAGCCCTCCCCCCCTGAGCCATCCCAGCCCAGTGTGGATGAACTACTCCTACAGCAGCCTGTGTCTGAGCAGTGAGGAATCAGAGAGCAGTGGGGAGGATGAGGAATTCTGGGCTGAGCTGCGGAGTCTTCGGCAGAA GCACTTGTCAGAGGTGGAGGCACTACAGACACTACAGAAACAGGAAATTGAGGACTTGTACAGCAGGCTCGGGAAGCAGCCCCCACCGGGTATCGTGGCCCCTGCTGCTATGCTGTCTAGCCGCCAGCGCCGCCTCTCCAAGGGCAGCTTCCCCACCTCCCGGCGCAATAGCCTGCAGCGCTCTGAGCTCCTGGGCCCTG GCATCATGCGAAGGAACTCCCTGAGTGGCAGcagcaccggctcccaggagcaGCGGGCGAGCAAGGGGGTGACATTCGCCAGGGATGTTGGCAGGATG tGA